One part of the Methylobacterium terrae genome encodes these proteins:
- a CDS encoding UDP-phosphate alpha N-acetylglucosaminyltransferase codes for MIPATALPAVDWRAPYQARAAFGVLIAALVFNAALCFLNTAGFPVSGGSVIGAEIAIIALTLGFSLDERPGPWLILAGLVTYGLLLLALRGSTDVKGVRDFLIPVVFYNLGMRSPDLRDADRAVLASGIVVVAMGLFEYCLFDTYQQYFNIVRYYVARGSMSAAEISELTGSLFTSGIRPDSRTILPFLGPHRVSSVFLEPVSAGNFGAVLFAWALYRRTMQGRAWLFLCAALTIILADARFGAYVCVAIAGAMLVGYRLPRLLWFALPFTILLALTVYGYESMQVTWQNDIAGRLLWAALLITSLPPEGVMGILPDKLFLSDSGYAYALTQIGVAGTLVAWGLFVLMPARNPQGWRLRCAMAIYLCLLLVISDSPFSIKTAALVWFMLGAADGAEPEDERRETA; via the coding sequence ATGATCCCGGCCACGGCCCTGCCGGCCGTCGACTGGCGCGCGCCCTACCAGGCGCGGGCGGCGTTCGGGGTGCTGATCGCCGCCCTCGTCTTCAACGCCGCCCTGTGCTTCCTCAACACCGCCGGGTTCCCGGTCTCGGGCGGCAGCGTCATCGGCGCCGAGATCGCGATCATCGCCCTCACCCTCGGCTTCTCCCTCGACGAGCGGCCCGGGCCGTGGCTGATCCTCGCCGGGCTCGTGACCTACGGGCTCCTGCTCCTGGCGCTTCGCGGCTCGACCGACGTCAAGGGCGTGCGCGACTTCCTGATCCCGGTCGTGTTCTACAATCTCGGCATGCGCTCGCCCGACCTGCGCGACGCCGACCGCGCGGTGCTGGCCTCCGGCATCGTCGTGGTGGCGATGGGGCTGTTCGAGTATTGCCTGTTCGACACCTACCAGCAGTACTTCAACATCGTCCGCTACTACGTGGCCCGCGGCAGCATGTCGGCGGCGGAGATCAGCGAGCTGACCGGCTCGCTGTTCACCAGCGGCATCCGGCCGGATTCACGCACCATCCTGCCGTTCCTCGGGCCGCACCGGGTCTCCTCGGTGTTCCTCGAGCCGGTCTCGGCCGGCAATTTCGGCGCCGTCCTGTTCGCCTGGGCGCTCTACCGCCGCACCATGCAGGGGCGGGCCTGGCTGTTCCTGTGCGCAGCCCTCACCATCATCCTGGCCGATGCCCGCTTCGGTGCGTACGTCTGCGTCGCGATCGCGGGGGCGATGCTGGTGGGATACCGCCTGCCGCGCCTGCTCTGGTTCGCCCTGCCCTTCACGATCCTGCTCGCGCTGACGGTCTACGGCTACGAGAGCATGCAGGTGACCTGGCAGAACGACATCGCCGGCCGGCTGCTCTGGGCCGCCCTGCTCATCACCTCGCTGCCGCCCGAGGGCGTGATGGGCATCCTGCCCGACAAGCTGTTCCTGTCGGATTCCGGCTACGCCTACGCGCTCACCCAGATCGGCGTCGCCGGCACCCTGGTGGCCTGGGGCCTGTTCGTGCTGATGCCGGCCCGCAACCCCCAGGGCTGGCGCCTGCGCTGCGCCATGGCGATCTACCTCTGCCTGCTCCTCGTCATCAGCGACTCGCCGTTCTCGATCAAGACGGCGGCCCTGGTGTGGTTCATGCTGGGAGCCGCGGACGGGGCGGAGCCGGAGGACGAGCGTCGCGAGACGGCTTGA
- a CDS encoding FAD-dependent monooxygenase → MPGTLSSTAPPVLIVGAGPTGLVLALQLARRGVGVRIVDRAEGPGTASRAMVVQARTLEFYRQLGFAEAVVAEGVRIPAVRLREGGEEVARVAFGDLGAGESPYPFVLAYPQDDHERRLVAELARAGVAVEWGTALSGLSQDGVGVRAVLERGGAGEACTASYLCGCDGAHSRVRESLGIGFPGGTYDQLFYVADARVAGGFHEELSIHLGAHGFGLMLPVRLSGMQRLIGLVPEALAARAGPTLADLTFEDLRPGVEPLMGIRVEAVNWFSTYRVHHRVADAFRAGRCFLAGDAGHIHSPAGGQGMNTGIGDAVNLAWKLAEVVAGRAGPALLDTYEPERIAFARSLVATTDRAFRAVTGPGLGGQVLRTWLLPHLVPALWGFAAARRRLFDTVSQVRIAYPDSPLSAGRAGTVQGGDRLPYLAEPDNFAPLASLRWQLHVHGAAGPDLSAEAGRAGLPLHAFPWSEAAREAGFARDAAYLVRPDGYVALAGAEARTLAAYRGRWGIGEARAGGAPAESQHR, encoded by the coding sequence ATGCCCGGCACCTTGTCGTCCACCGCCCCACCGGTGCTGATCGTCGGCGCCGGCCCGACCGGGCTCGTGCTGGCCCTCCAGCTCGCCCGGCGCGGCGTCGGCGTGCGGATCGTCGACCGGGCCGAGGGGCCGGGCACGGCCTCGCGGGCGATGGTGGTGCAGGCCCGCACCCTCGAATTCTACCGCCAGCTCGGCTTCGCCGAGGCGGTGGTGGCCGAGGGCGTGCGGATCCCGGCGGTCCGCCTGCGCGAGGGCGGCGAGGAGGTGGCGCGGGTGGCCTTCGGCGATCTCGGCGCCGGGGAGAGCCCCTACCCCTTCGTCCTCGCCTACCCGCAGGACGACCACGAGCGCCGGCTGGTAGCCGAGCTCGCGCGGGCCGGCGTCGCGGTCGAGTGGGGCACGGCGCTCTCGGGGCTGTCGCAGGACGGGGTGGGCGTCCGGGCGGTGCTCGAGCGCGGGGGCGCCGGGGAGGCCTGCACCGCGTCCTATCTCTGCGGCTGCGACGGCGCCCACAGCCGGGTGCGGGAGAGCCTCGGCATCGGGTTTCCCGGCGGCACCTACGACCAGCTGTTCTACGTCGCCGATGCCCGCGTCGCCGGAGGGTTCCACGAGGAGCTGTCGATCCACCTCGGCGCCCACGGCTTCGGGCTGATGCTGCCGGTGCGCCTCTCGGGCATGCAGCGCCTGATCGGCCTGGTGCCGGAGGCCCTGGCGGCGCGGGCGGGCCCGACCCTCGCCGACCTGACCTTCGAGGATCTGCGCCCGGGCGTCGAGCCGCTGATGGGCATCCGGGTCGAGGCGGTGAACTGGTTCTCGACCTACCGCGTCCATCACCGGGTGGCGGACGCGTTCCGGGCCGGGCGCTGCTTCCTCGCGGGCGATGCCGGCCACATCCACAGCCCGGCCGGCGGCCAGGGCATGAATACCGGCATCGGCGACGCGGTGAACCTCGCCTGGAAGCTCGCCGAGGTCGTGGCCGGCCGGGCCGGTCCCGCCCTCCTCGACACCTACGAGCCCGAGCGGATCGCCTTCGCCCGCAGCCTCGTCGCCACCACCGACCGGGCCTTCCGGGCGGTGACCGGCCCCGGGCTCGGCGGCCAGGTGCTGCGGACCTGGCTCCTGCCCCACCTCGTGCCGGCGCTCTGGGGTTTCGCGGCGGCCCGCAGGCGCCTGTTCGACACCGTCTCGCAGGTCCGCATCGCCTATCCCGACAGCCCCCTGAGCGCCGGGCGGGCCGGAACCGTGCAGGGCGGCGACCGCCTGCCCTACCTCGCCGAACCCGACAATTTCGCGCCGCTCGCCAGCCTCCGCTGGCAGCTCCACGTCCACGGGGCGGCCGGTCCCGACCTCTCGGCCGAGGCCGGGCGCGCCGGCCTGCCGCTCCACGCCTTCCCGTGGAGCGAGGCGGCGCGGGAGGCGGGCTTTGCGCGCGACGCCGCCTACCTGGTGCGGCCGGACGGCTACGTCGCGCTCGCCGGGGCGGAGGCCCGGACGCTCGCGGCCTATCGCGGGCGCTGGGGCATCGGCGAGGCCCGGGCGGGCGGCGCGCCCGCGGAGAGCCAACACCGTTAA